A single genomic interval of Adhaeribacter pallidiroseus harbors:
- a CDS encoding magnesium citrate secondary transporter, whose protein sequence is MRILRNPFFLFSASLFWVTYILEFFKIFTLPFVHHYLDDLLAMPVILTLAVAVQRQWVYRNPQYVLSKIQVIFAVVYVSVWFEGVLPTFSGKYTRDFWDILAYVLGAWFFYRFVNRPASLSLPQ, encoded by the coding sequence ATGCGCATCTTACGTAATCCATTTTTTTTGTTCTCGGCGAGCCTGTTTTGGGTAACTTATATCCTGGAATTTTTTAAAATTTTCACCCTGCCTTTCGTGCATCATTACCTCGACGATTTGCTGGCGATGCCCGTAATTTTAACGTTAGCGGTAGCTGTGCAGCGGCAATGGGTTTACCGCAATCCGCAGTACGTACTTTCTAAAATACAGGTAATTTTTGCGGTGGTTTACGTAAGCGTGTGGTTTGAAGGCGTTCTGCCCACTTTTTCCGGAAAATATACCCGCGATTTCTGGGATATTCTGGCTTATGTATTAGGCGCCTGGTTTTTCTACCGTTTTGTAAATCGGCCGGCTTCCTTATCTTTGCCGCAATAA
- a CDS encoding NADPH-dependent FMN reductase, producing the protein MAESKKHILAISGSTKKKSSNEAIIRFIADYFKNEINVELFDGIDTLPHFNPELDQEEPPVVVVNFREKIQKADGILICTPEYVFSLPGSLKNALEWNVSTTNFSNKPTAIIVAAASGEKALESLALIMTTIEARLPEESRLLIKGVKGKVSATGTIQDQATISQIEVLMESFLRTMRATDEVPTKYQV; encoded by the coding sequence ATGGCCGAGAGCAAAAAGCATATACTGGCTATTTCCGGTAGTACTAAAAAAAAATCTTCGAACGAAGCCATTATCCGGTTTATCGCCGATTATTTTAAAAACGAGATTAATGTAGAGCTATTCGACGGCATTGATACCTTGCCGCATTTCAATCCGGAGCTAGATCAGGAGGAGCCGCCCGTGGTTGTAGTAAATTTCAGAGAAAAAATTCAAAAAGCCGATGGGATACTAATCTGTACGCCGGAGTACGTGTTTAGCTTGCCCGGTAGTTTAAAAAACGCTTTGGAGTGGAATGTGTCCACCACGAATTTCTCGAACAAACCAACCGCTATTATTGTGGCCGCAGCTTCCGGCGAAAAAGCCTTGGAATCGCTGGCATTAATCATGACTACAATCGAAGCCCGGCTACCCGAAGAATCCAGGCTTTTGATAAAAGGCGTGAAAGGAAAAGTTAGCGCTACTGGCACTATTCAGGATCAAGCCACCATCAGTCAAATCGAAGTCCTTATGGAATCATTCTTGCGTACCATGCGCGCAACTGACGAGGTTCCTACCAAATACCAGGTTTGA
- a CDS encoding GNAT family N-acetyltransferase produces MPRPLIVYRTGNDLDLNEVTALYEASTLGERRPIQDQTRMQAMLQHANLVITAWAHTQLVGISRAFSDFAFVTYLSDLAVHRDFQKQGIGKELIRQTQLAGGPHAKVVLLAAPAAEQYYPHLGFTHRPQAWMLDGDAALH; encoded by the coding sequence ATGCCCAGGCCGCTAATTGTCTATAGAACCGGAAACGATCTTGATTTAAATGAAGTAACTGCTTTATACGAAGCGTCTACGCTCGGGGAGCGCCGGCCTATTCAAGACCAGACCCGGATGCAGGCGATGTTGCAGCACGCTAATCTGGTGATTACAGCTTGGGCCCATACGCAGCTAGTTGGTATTTCGCGGGCGTTTTCTGATTTTGCTTTTGTTACGTATTTATCGGACTTAGCGGTGCACCGCGATTTTCAGAAGCAAGGCATTGGCAAAGAGTTAATCCGGCAAACGCAATTAGCCGGGGGACCACACGCCAAAGTTGTTTTACTGGCGGCTCCCGCGGCCGAACAATATTACCCGCACCTTGGCTTTACCCACCGTCCGCAGGCGTGGATGTTAGACGGAGATGCCGCTTTACATTAA